In the genome of Marinomonas algicola, the window GCCGATGCTGTGCTTGATGAATTGCTCTGTTTAACCTTTCTGCATTGACCTCTGATTTCAGCAAGAAATCATGGGCACCCACCGTAATGGCTTGAGCCGATACAACCTCGTCTTCATGTTGGCTGACCATAATAATAGTGCAGACATTTTCACTTTGCTTTAATGCTCTAATAACACTAAAACCGTCAATATCGGGTAAGCGGTAATCGATAAGTAAAACATCGATTTTATTTTCTTGGAATTGATTTATACCTTGCCTTCCCGTATTAGCTTCAATGATTTCGAGCGGTCGTTGAGTGAATCGAAGCGCTCGTTTTATGGCTTCTCTATCGATGTCATCGTCATCAACGATCAATAGCGTGATTGGCATCATGGATTTATCTGTATTATTCATGCTCAGGTAACTCCACAATACGCCAGTAATTACCTAACATTTCTACAATACTCAAAAATGCTTCACCGACTTGTTTTTTGACTATGTAGCCAGCGACATTTTTTTTGTAAGCTTCAAATTTATCTTGGTCGTCACGGGACGTGGTTAATATAAACACCACAGAATCAAACAGTTTAGGGTCCGCTCGGAGCTCTGATAACATATCAATACCATTCATACGTGGCATATTAATATCAAGTAAGGCAATAAAAGGTTTTCGTACATGACCTTGCCTAAGCATTTCTAACGCTTCAACACCGTCTTTTGCCCGCATGGTCGGGTTGGCTATTTTTAACTTCTTGAGTGCTCTTTGAATCCCAAGAACGTCGACATCATCATCATCGATTATAAAAAGAGTCACTGTCTTGTTTTGTTGATTTGACATCATATTGTGGCTTTCCTTTGCTTTGCAGAGTAACTATGTCTAGTTGGTCAATATGAAAGTTTAGTTCTAAAATGGTGATAGACAAGTAAAAAGGCAGAAATTTTATACAACTAAATTTTGAGAAGGTGATGGTTTTTATTTATAGAGGTTGGTTATAGCATAATGTTAAAAAAGCCAGTAAATACTACAAATAACGCCCTAAAATAGAGCGTTTTAATGCCGATTCCCCGTTATTTCCGTGCCGCTTTTGGTGATATACCAAAGTAGGCTTTGT includes:
- a CDS encoding response regulator, whose protein sequence is MMSNQQNKTVTLFIIDDDDVDVLGIQRALKKLKIANPTMRAKDGVEALEMLRQGHVRKPFIALLDINMPRMNGIDMLSELRADPKLFDSVVFILTTSRDDQDKFEAYKKNVAGYIVKKQVGEAFLSIVEMLGNYWRIVELPEHE